In a single window of the Rhodamnia argentea isolate NSW1041297 chromosome 2, ASM2092103v1, whole genome shotgun sequence genome:
- the LOC115757227 gene encoding uncharacterized protein LOC115757227, with amino-acid sequence MSFTSSCHCHPKLLLSPPTHIPSMKMNRDLLSPSTGRRPSFPLGRQATVASRPPTWRELPLGTSAIADQYGSTLAAAAPAKTGDISVFLQTGAVLLLAYWIANFVVPDLISKYLGFDKINEDENSEDDDRKISSEGGGGGEERDRGTQANSTMTKKRGFDSTRS; translated from the exons ATGAGCTTCACGTCGTCATGCCATTGCCACCCAAAGCTTCTCCTCTCTCCTCCTACCCACATCCCCTCCATGAAAATGAACCGCGACCTCCTCTCGCCCTCCACGGGCCGCCGTCCTAGCTTTCCCCTCGGTAGGCAAGCGACGGTGGCGTCGCGGCCGCCGACGTGGCGAGAGCTCCCTCTCGGAACCAGCGCAATCGCCGATCAGTACGGCTCTACTCTCGCCGCCGCTGCTCCGGCGAAGACGGGCGACATATCGGTGTTCCTCCAAACGGG TGCGGTGCTTCTGCTTGCGTACTGGATAGCGAACTTCGTCGTCCCCGACTTGATATCCAAGTACTTGGGGTTCGACAAGATAAACGAGGACGAGAATTCTGAGGACGATGATAGAAAAATATCCtcggaaggaggaggaggaggagaagagagagatagaggaacTCAAGCGAATTCGACGATGACGAAGAAACGGGGTTTCGACAGCACCCGAAGCTGA